The following proteins are encoded in a genomic region of Ovis canadensis isolate MfBH-ARS-UI-01 breed Bighorn chromosome 12, ARS-UI_OviCan_v2, whole genome shotgun sequence:
- the LOC138416147 gene encoding ribose-phosphate pyrophosphokinase 1, whose amino-acid sequence MPNIKIFSGSSHQDLSQKIADRLGLELGKVVTKKFSNQETCVEIGESVRGEDVYIVQSGCGEINDNLMELLIMINACKIASASRVTAVIPCFPYARQDKKDKSRAPISAKLVANMLSVAGADHIITMDLHASQIQGFFDIPVDNLYAEPAVLKWIRENLSEWRNCTIVSPDAGGAKRVTSIADRLNVDFALIHKERKKANEVDRMVLVGDVKDRVAILVDDMADTCGTICHAADKLLSAGATRVYAILTHGIFSGPAISRINNACFEAVVVTNTIPQEDKMKHCSKIQVIDISMILAEAIRRTHNGESVSYLFSHVPL is encoded by the coding sequence ATGCCGAACATCAAAATCTTCAGCGGCAGCTCCCACCAGGATCTATCCCAGAAGATTGCCGACCGCCTGGGCCTGGAACTGGGCAAGGTGGTGACTAAGAAATTCAGCAACCAGGAGACCTGTGTGGAAATCGGAGAAAGTGTTCGTGGAGAGGATGTCTACATTGTTCAGAGTGGCTGCGGTGAAATCAATGACAATCTCATGGAACTTTTGATTATGATTAATGCCTGCAAGATTGCTTCAGCCAGCCGGGTTACTGCAGTCATCCCGTGCTTCCCTTATGCCCGGCAGGATAAGAAGGATAAGAGCCGGGCTCCAATCTCAGCCAAGCTGGTTGCAAATATGCTCTCTGTAGCTGGCGCGGATCATATCATCACCATGGACCTTCATGCTTCTCAAATTCAGGGCTTTTTTGATATCCCAGTCGACAATTTGTATGCAGAGCCAGCGGTCCTCAAGTGGATAAGGGAGAACCTCTCTGAGTGGAGGAACTGCACAATTGTCTCACCTGATGCTGGAGGAGCAAAGAGAGTGACTTCCATCGCAGACCGGTTGAATGTGgactttgccttgattcacaaAGAACGGAAGAAGGCCAATGAAGTGGACCGCATGGTGCTCGTAGGGGACGTGAAGGACCGTGTGGCCATCCTCGTGGATGACATGGCTGACACTTGCGGCACAATCTGCCATGCAGCTGACAAACTTCTCTCAGCTGGAGCCACCAGGGTTTATGCTATCCTGACTCATGGAATCTTTTCTGGCCCAGCCATTTCTCGTATTAATAATGCATGCTTTGAAGCAGTAGTAGTCACCAATACCATACCTCAGGAGGATAAGATGAAGCATTGCTCCAAAATACAGGTGATTGACATCTCCATGATCCTCGCGGAAGCCATCAGGAGAACTCACAATGGAGAGTCCGTCTCCTATCTGTTCAGCCATGTCCCTTTATAA